A DNA window from Candidatus Woesearchaeota archaeon contains the following coding sequences:
- a CDS encoding helix-turn-helix domain-containing protein, translating to MDTAAVLSELGLSDGEVKVYLALLKLGSAPVNKLKEETKMHRTTIYDFIEKLINKGLVSYVIKAGVNYYTATSPDRLMDFLKEKEGHLSQIMPQLKKLSEFHKEDLKVEIFRGLEGYKTLFNTIVNTGKDLYGIGFDETKYEEHLPIAIRQYFRKLKEKNIKEFIIEKEGINFFYDKNIAKTTTYKFMPEEYFGPNPLMVFGEFVAIHNWNPMSVILMKNRDLAKSYKAHFDLLWNNPVRIYRGNKYITKVFDDIVDASIKSGAYFCFGASATSNYLIDYFKSLCKRQVDAGVKARIIFDEEATEQMDICVEYKQEVRTFPKQYITPTEVNIAGDKTVIVFWTEKKEPIAFIIEGKEVADSFKKYFELMWSIAKPYKNKKHLNTPMKIH from the coding sequence ATGGACACAGCAGCTGTATTAAGTGAATTGGGACTTTCTGACGGTGAAGTAAAGGTCTACTTAGCCTTGCTTAAACTAGGCTCTGCGCCTGTTAACAAGCTAAAAGAAGAAACAAAGATGCACAGGACAACCATATATGACTTTATTGAGAAGCTTATAAACAAGGGCTTAGTAAGCTATGTTATAAAAGCAGGGGTTAACTATTACACTGCAACAAGCCCAGACAGGCTTATGGATTTCTTAAAGGAAAAAGAAGGCCATTTATCGCAAATAATGCCTCAGCTGAAAAAGCTTTCAGAATTCCACAAAGAAGATTTAAAAGTAGAAATATTCAGAGGGTTAGAAGGGTATAAAACATTGTTTAATACAATAGTAAATACGGGCAAAGACCTCTATGGAATTGGCTTCGACGAGACAAAATATGAAGAGCATCTGCCTATTGCAATAAGGCAGTATTTCAGGAAATTAAAAGAAAAGAACATAAAAGAGTTCATTATTGAAAAAGAAGGCATCAATTTCTTTTACGATAAAAATATAGCCAAAACTACAACATATAAATTCATGCCAGAAGAATATTTTGGCCCAAATCCATTAATGGTTTTTGGCGAGTTTGTTGCAATACATAACTGGAATCCAATGTCCGTCATATTGATGAAAAACAGGGATCTTGCAAAATCATATAAGGCTCATTTTGACCTTCTATGGAATAATCCAGTCAGGATTTACAGAGGAAACAAATATATCACGAAAGTATTTGATGATATTGTTGATGCTTCAATAAAATCAGGAGCATATTTTTGCTTTGGGGCTTCAGCAACATCTAATTATCTGATTGATTATTTCAAAAGCCTTTGTAAAAGACAGGTAGATGCGGGTGTTAAGGCAAGGATAATATTTGATGAAGAAGCAACAGAGCAGATGGACATATGCGTTGAGTATAAGCAAGAAGTAAGAACATTTCCCAAACAATACATAACGCCAACAGAGGTGAATATTGCAGGGGACAAGACAGTGATAGTGTTTTGGACAGAAAAAAAAGAGCCAATTGCATTTATAATAGAAGGAAAAGAAGTTGCAGACTCATTCAAAAAATATTTTGAATTGATGTGGAGCATAGCAAAGCCTTATAAAAATAAAAAACATTTAAATACGCCCATGAAAATCCATTAA